One Deinococcus seoulensis DNA window includes the following coding sequences:
- a CDS encoding SDR family oxidoreductase encodes MANLSSSTIMLTGAGGALATAIAQELDDAGAQIVLVGRGESLERAADRFPATEVLDLDLTDPASIDRLRKVKVDTLIHTVGAFSTQDAQKATPDDLRHLFDTNMTSLFNAVQGVLPHMIRQKDGIVMGVSAGQAARLSGPKAALYTASKAAVAAYILSLHDELKGKGVRGCVLYPMGAIDTPSNRDAGLAWESMIDPRGLAKSVAHTLSRPDRAHITELKVYPDA; translated from the coding sequence ATGGCGAACCTCAGCTCCTCCACCATCATGCTTACAGGAGCGGGCGGCGCACTGGCCACCGCCATTGCTCAGGAACTCGACGATGCCGGCGCGCAGATCGTGCTGGTCGGGCGCGGCGAGAGCCTGGAACGCGCCGCCGACCGCTTCCCCGCCACCGAGGTCCTCGACCTGGACCTGACCGACCCGGCCAGCATCGACCGCCTGCGCAAGGTGAAGGTCGACACGCTGATCCACACGGTCGGGGCGTTCAGCACCCAGGACGCGCAGAAGGCCACCCCCGACGACCTGCGCCACCTGTTCGACACGAACATGACCAGCCTGTTCAACGCGGTGCAGGGCGTGCTGCCGCACATGATCCGGCAGAAGGACGGCATCGTGATGGGCGTCAGCGCCGGGCAGGCCGCGCGCCTCAGCGGCCCGAAGGCAGCGCTGTACACGGCCAGCAAGGCGGCCGTCGCAGCGTACATCCTGAGCCTGCACGACGAACTGAAAGGCAAGGGCGTGCGCGGCTGCGTGCTGTACCCGATGGGCGCCATCGACACGCCCAGCAACCGCGACGCGGGCCTCGCATGGGAATCCATGATCGACCCGCGCGGTCTCGCCAAGAGCGTCGCGCACACCCTCAGCCGCCCCGACCGGGCGCACATCACCGAACTGAAAGTCTACCCGGACGCATAA